The region GCTTGGGCTGCCTGAAATGCTGTAAACCCGAATTTATTGAGAAAGAAAAAGAAACCCATGTTCCGTACCATGCTCGGCGGCAAGATTCACCGCGCCACCGTAACCGAAGCCGATTTGAACTATGTCGGCAGCATCACCGTTGACCAAGATTTGCTGGATGCCGCCGGTATTTGCGTTAACGAAAAAGTCGCCATCGTCAACAACAATAATGGCGAACGTCTTGAAACCTACGCTATCCCCGGCGAGCGCGGCAGCGGCGTGGTGTGTTTGAATGGCGCAGCAGCACGTTTGGTGCAAAAGGGCGATATCGTGATTATTATGTCGTATGTGATGCTGTCCGAACCGGAAGTATCCAACCATGAACCGAAAGTGGTGCTGGTGGACGAACATAATAAAATCCGCGATGTAATTTCGTATGAGCCGCCTCATACGGTGTTGTAATGTACACAGGCCGACCGAACGGACGAAGCTTTCAGACGGCCTTTTAATATCCGGCCGTTTTTATAATAGTGACGAGTGCCGTTGTTTTCAGACGGCTTAGCAAAGGATTCAGCCATGAATGTTCAAATCAACCAAATCCAAGTCGGCAACGATTTGCCGTTTACCTTGTTCGGCGGCATTAATGTCTTGGAAGACATGGATTCCACGCTCAAAGCCTGTGCGCATTATGTCAAAGTAACCGATAAATTGGATATTCCGTATGTGTTTAAGGCATCGTTTGACAAAGCCAACCGCTCGTCGATTCATTCCTTCCGGGGCGTGGGTCTGGACGAAGGCCTGAAGATTTTTGAAGCGGTGAAGCGCGAATTTAATGTGCCGGTGATTACCGATGTGCATGAGCCTTATCAATGCGCCCCTGTGGCGGAAGTATGCGATGTGATTCAGTTGCCTGCGTTTTTGGCACGCCAAACCGATTTGGTGCTGGCAATGGCGAAAACCGGCAATGTCATCAACATCAAAAAGCCGCAATTCTTAAGCCCGTCGCAGATGAAAAACATCATCGAAAAATTCAAGGAAGCCGGTAACGGCCAATTGATTTTGTGTGAACGCGGCAGCAATTTCGGCTATGATAATCTGGTGGTCGATATGCTTGGTTTCGGCGTAATGAAGAAAACCTGCGGACAAACACCGATTATTTTTGACGTGACCCATTCGCTGCAAACGCGTGATTCCGGTGCCGCCGCTTCCGGCGGCCGTCGCTCGCAAGCAGTCGATTTGGCTTTGGCCGGTATGGGTACCCGCTTGGCAGGTTTGTTTTTGGAAGCACACGAAAATCCCGACCAAGCCCGTTGCGATGGCCCGAGTGCATTGCCGTTGGCTCAATTGGAAGATTTTTTGCTGCGCGTGAAAGCGGTTGATGAAACGGTGAAATCATTCGCACCGTTGGTGATTGATTAAGATTTTGTGTGATGATGAAAGGCCGTCTGAAACGTTTCGGACGGCCTGTTTAGATGGCAGTAAAAGATTTAGGATGCAGTAGATACAGCCGGCGCCGCTTCATCTTCAAAGGCTTCGTCGGGCAGTATACCGCCCTCGTCGAATGCCGCTTCCGGCTCGGTTTCTAAGACTTTTCCATTGAGCTTCAGCTTGCTGTTTTGCAGATTGAGATGAGTTTTCACATGATTATCCTGCAGGGTCAGGTATTGGTCGCGCGCCATGCTTTGGATGGTGCTGTCGACCATCAGGCGCAAGGTTTCGTTGATGTCTTCAATGGTGGCGCGGCCGGCGGCTTCGTCTTCGGGATTGACGCTGAAAATGCTGCGTGCTTGGTTGATGGCCATTTGTTCCAACAGTTTTTGCGGCACTTGCAGATTGAAATCGGCTTCGGTTTTCTTCAGCATATCCGCCAGATTATCCAAATCTTTTTGCACCAAACCTTTAAAGGCCAATGTGCCGGAAGCATCGACATTGCCTTGCGGCATGGTGAATTTGAAAGCCTTCACGTTTAATACCGGATTTTGGGTAAACAAGCCCGAAGCATCGGTTTTGGCCGTCTGAATCAATTCGTTTTGAATTTGTTCTTCGCTCATTTCCTTATCGGCAATTTGTGCCAATTTCGTTTTGAGTGCCAGCAGACCTTGTGCATCCAGATGTTCTGCAGCGACATTGATGTCGAGCGGGCCGTAGCGGTCTTTGCCGTAGGTCAGGGTATCGAATTGGAAACGGCCTTCGCTGTTGATGAATTTATCCACTTCATTGGTTTGAGTCTCAAATTTCAATTTGGCCACTTCAATAGTGGAAGGTGCAATCGTGCCCGTTGGGTTGATAAACGCACCGATTTGCAGATTGGTGACCAGATTGACCAATTCGTTTAGTTTGACATTGTAATCGATGCCTTCTTTCCATTGCAGCAGGAATTTATCCAACGTGATGCTGCTTTTGCCTAAGGAAAGTTTGTTGAGGCCGTCTGAAGTTTCCGATTTGAAATGCAGATTTTCCAGGGAAATATCGCCTTTGTCGGCCAATTTGACTTGCAATGAAGGGGCGGTGTAATCATGCGAATAACCGACAAAGTCGTTTTGATAATCGGTTTGGCCGGCCAAGCCTTGCCATGTCAGTTTGATGCCGGATAATTCTTCATAGTCGAATTCCGGAATGCTGAGTTTCATTACGCCGTTGCCGTTGAAGTAAACGGTGTTGGTCATGCTGACCGGTGTTTTGTCGCCGAAGAAACGTGCCAATACTTTAGCCGCTTCCGGATGGTATCGGAATTCGGTGTCCACTTTGGCACGCGTACCAAAGCCGCCGGCAAAAGGACCGTGGGTAACGTGGTTGACCACGGTAATCGGCTCTTTCAACACGGTTTTCAGATTGTCGGGCAGGTATTTTTGCGTGTTTTGCAGCAAGGTTGGCTTCAATCGGATGACGGTGGTTTCGGTGGATGTAAACCAGCCACGGTCATAGTCGTGCGACTCAACCGTCAGAAAGCCCGATTCTTGCAATAATTTTTGCTGCGAAGTCAGGCTTTTTTCGGCTTGAATGCCGAGATAATAAGGTGTGCCGAGTGCTGCGGCGATGACAAGAGCAGCGGTCGGGATAAGAAACTTTTTCATTGCTTCAAACAATCAGTTCGACAGATTTAAAGCGCAAAGCATAGCATTTTTTAGCGGATTTGTCTTGGACAAAGGCTGTTCAGACGGCCTTTTACATCAATTAGTAACTGTTCGGAATATGTTTGAAATACAGCGTGATCAAATACCAAATCAGTATTGCTGCCGAAGCGCCGGCCAGCACCCAGGCGCTGATTTGCGCCACTTCGCGCATGGCGCGTTTCTGTTTGCGGTTGAACAGGCGGTTGATAATCAGGGTAATGATGGCAAAAATGAAAAAGATTCGCAACAGGCGGCCGATCATGGGAGGCTCTTTGGTGATTTTTTAAATAAGGCCGTCTGAAAGAAGGCGGCAAAGGAATTTTATGGTCAAGATATGTCAAAATGTTGGCTAAACGTTATAATACATTTTTTGCATTATCCTTGGAATAATCATGAATAAAAATGGCTCGGTGGGCATTGTGGCACCCCGAAAAGTTGCATTTGAAACGCCCTTGGCGCTGGCAAACGGCCAGACTTTGCCGCGTTTTGATTTGATGATTGAGACCTACGGCGAATTGAATGCGGAAAAATCCAACGCAGTATTGATTTGCCATGCATTATCAGGCAACCACCATGTTGCCGGCTACCATACGGCGGAAGACAAATACCCGGGCTGGTGGGACAGCATGGTCGGCCCGGGTAAGCCGATTGATACCGAGCGTTTTTTTGTGGTCGGCTTGAATAATTTGGGCGGCTGCCACGGCACAACAGGACCTTTGTCAGAAAACCCTGCTACCGGTAGGGATTACGGTGCCGATTTTCCGGTGGTGACGGTAAAAGACTGGGTGAAATCGCAAGCCATGTTGGCCGATGCCTTGGGTATCGAACAATGGGCGGCGATTGTCGGCGGCAGCTTGGGCGGCATGCAGGCGTTGCAGTGGACGATTGATTTTCCCGAACGTGTGCGCCACGCTTTGGTGATTGCTTCTGCACCGAAACTTTCTACGCAAAATATTGCGTTTAACGATGTTGCCCGCCAAGCGATTTTGACCGACCCTGATTTCAACGAAGGGCACTACGCGCGCGAGCAAAAAATCCCGACCCGCGGCCTACGCATCGCCCGCATGATGGGGCATATTACTTATCTGGCCGAAGAGGGCTTGGGCAAAAAATTCGGCCGCGAACTGCATTCAGACGGCTATCAATACGGCTACGGCGTAGAATTTGAAGTCGAATCGT is a window of Neisseria yangbaofengii DNA encoding:
- the metX gene encoding homoserine O-succinyltransferase MetX, which gives rise to MNKNGSVGIVAPRKVAFETPLALANGQTLPRFDLMIETYGELNAEKSNAVLICHALSGNHHVAGYHTAEDKYPGWWDSMVGPGKPIDTERFFVVGLNNLGGCHGTTGPLSENPATGRDYGADFPVVTVKDWVKSQAMLADALGIEQWAAIVGGSLGGMQALQWTIDFPERVRHALVIASAPKLSTQNIAFNDVARQAILTDPDFNEGHYAREQKIPTRGLRIARMMGHITYLAEEGLGKKFGRELHSDGYQYGYGVEFEVESYLRYQGDKFAGRFDANTYLLMTKALDYFDPAADFNNNLSKALQNVQAKFFVASFSTDWRFSPERSKELVKALIAARKPVQYIEVQSNHGHDAFLMEDDAYIRAVAAYMNNVVKEVQS
- the kdsA gene encoding 3-deoxy-8-phosphooctulonate synthase; this encodes MNVQINQIQVGNDLPFTLFGGINVLEDMDSTLKACAHYVKVTDKLDIPYVFKASFDKANRSSIHSFRGVGLDEGLKIFEAVKREFNVPVITDVHEPYQCAPVAEVCDVIQLPAFLARQTDLVLAMAKTGNVINIKKPQFLSPSQMKNIIEKFKEAGNGQLILCERGSNFGYDNLVVDMLGFGVMKKTCGQTPIIFDVTHSLQTRDSGAAASGGRRSQAVDLALAGMGTRLAGLFLEAHENPDQARCDGPSALPLAQLEDFLLRVKAVDETVKSFAPLVID
- the panD gene encoding aspartate 1-decarboxylase, encoding MFRTMLGGKIHRATVTEADLNYVGSITVDQDLLDAAGICVNEKVAIVNNNNGERLETYAIPGERGSGVVCLNGAAARLVQKGDIVIIMSYVMLSEPEVSNHEPKVVLVDEHNKIRDVISYEPPHTVL
- a CDS encoding protein MIGRI, yielding MIGRLLRIFFIFAIITLIINRLFNRKQKRAMREVAQISAWVLAGASAAILIWYLITLYFKHIPNSY
- a CDS encoding YdgA family protein, translating into MKKFLIPTAALVIAAALGTPYYLGIQAEKSLTSQQKLLQESGFLTVESHDYDRGWFTSTETTVIRLKPTLLQNTQKYLPDNLKTVLKEPITVVNHVTHGPFAGGFGTRAKVDTEFRYHPEAAKVLARFFGDKTPVSMTNTVYFNGNGVMKLSIPEFDYEELSGIKLTWQGLAGQTDYQNDFVGYSHDYTAPSLQVKLADKGDISLENLHFKSETSDGLNKLSLGKSSITLDKFLLQWKEGIDYNVKLNELVNLVTNLQIGAFINPTGTIAPSTIEVAKLKFETQTNEVDKFINSEGRFQFDTLTYGKDRYGPLDINVAAEHLDAQGLLALKTKLAQIADKEMSEEQIQNELIQTAKTDASGLFTQNPVLNVKAFKFTMPQGNVDASGTLAFKGLVQKDLDNLADMLKKTEADFNLQVPQKLLEQMAINQARSIFSVNPEDEAAGRATIEDINETLRLMVDSTIQSMARDQYLTLQDNHVKTHLNLQNSKLKLNGKVLETEPEAAFDEGGILPDEAFEDEAAPAVSTAS